The Magnolia sinica isolate HGM2019 chromosome 9, MsV1, whole genome shotgun sequence sequence CGTTGGATGTATACCGTCAATCTTTGGATTTCAAGAAGGTCCCGAGATCGTGTAGATTTTTGGATCCTGCAAGCCCACCCTACTGGGCCGACTTTCAAAGGTACGAAACATACAGAGCTAGCAAACCTAGCATAGAATTATATAGAACTTGAAAAGGGTTGTGTTTGGATTGATCCGGATCGTGGATCTGATGGTTCCCACCTCattggaccatgccccaaatcaaATGTTTCCCAATccaaagatccaagccatccaatgtTTGGCCTTCTTATTTATTTCGATTATGATCAAGTCAATTCTCCCATTTGGGAGTCTTTTCGGTCCATGGCCCATCCAAGATGCAGCCCACAAACCAACGGTCCAGATCTCCATTCACGGCCCGCACTCGTGCAAATTCAAGCTCTCCTTGTATAAACTACTGACATGGAAAAACATCAACCAaagtgaaaaatgaaagaaaaagaggtAACTACTTTGACTGTCTTTCTGCAGATTTCTTTCACAGTAACCACAAAGGAGCAAAGACATGTAACTTAGAAATCTGCCAAGTCCTAGCATCTCTCCTTCAATCACTGCTGCAAAATCATAGAAAGCAGGCCGCACCATCATATTACAAAAACTTATAACAGATAATTTTCATACCTTCTTCGCTGCCTTACAATTTAGAAAATGGATGATCTGCAGCTTCTTGTGCTTCTCTACGTGTAATGTGCATACTCGGGAAGCCTCCGCTTCCGATATTAttcaagactctctctctctctctctctctctctctctctctcattttttatttgCAATTCCTTGTCGTGCTCATTTAACTTACAGATGATGTGAATTTGCATAGTTACTCAACACAAATCgatctactttttttttcttctctagcTCGTAACCTCGACAGTGTCAGCTTCACCGTCGCTGTAATCACCCCAACATTTTGTTGGTTTTTCATTGTTTTTCAAATCAATGCAAGCTTCGCTGGCCACCACCGAGTGATCTTCTGAGGCGACGGTGATGATGGAAGTTGGGTTTTGTTCGGTTTCGATATGTGACTCTCCATTGTCTTCAGATTCATCTGTTTTTTGCGCTGCATTCTCTTCTTTCACTTCAATAGAAGGAATGTCATTAGCCTTCGTTTCTCCTTGGATTTGGCTTTCACTGATTTCAGTAGCGGGTGTAGGCGACACTGGTAGACTGTTTGGGCTCTCCGGAAAACCATTTGGAGTTGCAGGAATACAGTCAGGATTTACTGGGACGCCATTCGGAGACACAGGAATACCATTTGGAGATGCCGGAAATCCATCTGGTGACACCGGGAAACCATTGGGTGACCACGGTTGGCCTGGTACGAACTCAGCAGCGTGTGGATTCATTATGATAGAACTCAAGCGATTCCCATCACCACCATGTTCTCCATTCTGCAAATTAGGCTTGCTCCACGGAACCCGATTCCCTGATCGATTATAACTGCTGGAGAGACGTGGGCCATACGGGACCCGCGCCGTTGGTGACTGATGGGGAGATTTACGGACGGGATTAACAGTCAGCATTGGTGGGATATTCACTGGTGGAGGCAGAATACCTCCATGATCATTGAAAGCCTGGATTGGAACAGACCCGAAAACTGGAATCATTGATGGATTATACGGAGGTGCGGCGGCAGAGAGTTTCCGGCCCGTCTCTTTCATGGTCTCGACAACTTCATTCTGCTTTTCCCCTTCGCTTGGAAGAGGCTTCTCGTTTCCGGACCTGTTGGATAGATGGTGTGCATTCTCATCTCCTTGCTCCTTCACTTTATCTTCAACAACAGCACAATCTTTCTCTACTGATGGAGGCATTCCTTCAGATGAAACAGATTGGCATTCCTTATCAACAATGCTTCTTGTTTCTGACATTTCGGGTTTGGAAGAAACTGCATTTGATTCTATAATTGGATCAGAACTCTTGGATTCTACCACAGCAGCTTCCATTGCTTCCGCCTCTTTTTCCTCAATGACAGCATTATGTAATTCCTGAGAGGATTCTGCTGCCTCTTCTCTTTCCTCTGCTATGTGGGTTTCTGTTTCCTGACAGGAAGTTGCTACCTCTAGCTCTTCTGCAGCTGAACTCTGagccttttccttttcttcaatcTTAACTGCTGCTGCCAGCTCGCCTTGAGTCGATTCGACCGTTGTTGATTCTTTACTTACCTGAGAATTCTGCTCATCTTGATGATTTTCTTTTGGCCGTTGCTCAGCCATGGCCTTTACAATTGTCCCAGGTGGAGCCACTGCTACTTCTTTGTAGGACAGAAGCTTTCCACCAGACTGGATGCCTATCGGACTTTTCAGAGGAGCCAACTTGGCAGGTTGGGTGGCAGAAGCAGGGCTAGGTGGTGCTGACTTCGGGTTAGTAGATTTATCTGTGCAATTAGTGGAGATGGCCGGCGCAGTTAGTTTTGGATTGAAACTTGAACTCTTAACTAGTTTTTTGGGAACAGTTGCTGGGGACACAGCCTCAGTTGGTGACTTTTTTGGGGAAGGGAAGTTCGTGGGCCTTCCTCTATAGCGTATGGATTCTGAGCTGTTCATTGAATTTGGATTCAGTTTCGCCAGGCTTGGTCTTCTCGAACTAGAAGATTTGGAGCTTGTCGTAGATCGTCCCTTCGGGACAGCTTCTTGCCATCCTTCATCAGAGACGTCTGCGATTTCATCCAGTTGGTGCAATACAGGCTCGTCTTTTATACTAACAACAGGTCTGGCATCCCTGGATTCAACGGACTGGACTTCCATGTTGTTTTCTTTATCACTGGAGGTTTCTGTAACAGAGTATGTTGGCAGTGTAGCAGCATCATTTTGGGATTCGTCAGTGGCCATTTCCTGCTGGTTCTGGCCCGGCCTGCCCTTGATCTGAAATGAATGATGAAAGATGGGAGATTTGATGGGAATGTGGGATTGTAAGGTTTTTGGCATATGGGAGAAAAGAAATACCTTTGCACGTGCTTGTTTCTTTTGGAGGTCTCTTCCTTTCAGATCTGCATCTGGGTTTATGTAATCCAGAAGGTCTGATACACTGGTCCAAAAGGGGAAAGAAATTCAGATACAACAAAGGAAAATCAGAAGACTTATGTTTAGCATAAGCCATTAGCGGTTTTCAGCATGATGAAAATGCAAGCAGACTTGAATTTGCTGGCGTGAAGTAGTTTTCATTTACACTAGTACTGAAGGAATTTTCATCACTTCTCTAGATTTATTAACAGCCTGTTTCGATTGGTAGAATCCTGAAGTAGATTTGGAAAGGAAAACATCTCATCCAAGGAAAACTGTGGATCAAGatgttccataatggtaatggtggtcgtAACAGCCACCGCCGTTACTGTTATGATACgagccataacagccgttacgacactttttttggggaaaaaaatgtTTCTAGACCATTACAAGGCCTTTACATGGACGTTACAGGCTGTTACGGGACTGTTACAGGGCCATTACAGCtgattttttctgtaatggccgttacggccatttcGGCCCCGTAACACATAACAGTTATGAGTTATGACTGTTAccttacgtaaccgattttgaataccttgctgtAGATAAGGAAATCTGTGGAAAGGAATCCTAAAAAGGTTGTTTGTTTTAGTTTCAGTCATTTCCCAGGAAAAGTGAAATGGTCAATGGCCAAAAGGTCTCAAAGGAAAATCAGAAGACCTATGTTTAGCATAAATCATTTGCCATTTGCAGCATGATGAAAATGCAAGCAGACTTGAAATTTTGTGGTGTAAAGTAATTTTCATTTAATGCTAGTAGTGAAGAAATTTTCATCACTTCTCTAGATTTATTTACcagcctgtttggattggtggaatcccaAAGTAGATTTGGAAAGGGAAACAACTCAtctggaaaaaataataatttgtggATAAGAAAATCTGTGGAAAAGAATCCTAAGAAGGTTGTTTGTTTTAGTATCCATGATTTCCCGTGAAAAGTGAAATGGTCAATGGTCAAAAAGTGAAATCtgtttctcaaaaagtgcgaAAATGAGAATTATCAAGCTTTTTAGAGGGAAAAAACACCAATTTTGAGGAAAAGCATGGAAAGGAAAACAGTCTTCCACATGTTACTTTATTGTTGCAATCGACAGAGAATGTCACGCGGAAAGCGTTCTATTTTCCATACTTATTTTCTGGATTCCATCAATCCAAATAGGCTCTAACTCAATAAAAAAGAATTATGATCCCAACACAGTGAAAACAAAGATACCCACTGAAAGAAAGGCCTAATACGGAAGAATTGATTGgataaagcaaaagaaaaaagggGCGAGGACACCCTGTtgtcatcacacacacacacacacacacacacacacacacagatacatatgaatgctcacctgcgcaccaatTCTCACGAgacttgtgagaactttttgacaACTCAATCTCCCATAATATGAGCCTAAAATCTGAACCATCtacatgatgcagcaccccttgggcccaacttttaccctgattcaaaaccttggtgggccattacaaaagagaggcaaatcaagggaggaaactatttcatttttccatggcccaccaaagttttggatcggggtaaaagttgggccctagaggtttcatggggtgctgcatcacgtggacgattaagattttgggctcatattacAGGAGATGAGTtgtcaaaaagttctcacaagttctTGTGAtaactggtgcgcaggtgagcatatatatatatatatatagtgttcaaagtatcggtatcgctacaagtttcactagccAGGGATACAGAgacaatatcgatattgctgataactggaaatgcggggaaacatgggaaaaacagtggaattttcagcgaaacttcaagagatgttaaaatggacatatttgcatatgtagaaatttaaaaaaaaaaaaaaaaattgcaaaaaagaatgcatatataacaagtttccatttaatggggccttaaaagcatgtgtcgttgtaagaaatcagtccaaccatcccatccaatctatttaaccatccaaccttccatccaaacatccatcgatattgcaaaatatcaacaacacatgatatttcaccaagaaatcattaacaattggaaaggaaacgaaagattgtggtctcaatatcgcacaTGTTATGATATCGATAATATtaagatattatcaatgacaaattgaacactacatacaaccatgtgcccatgaaaaaaaaaaaaatttgaaaaaaaaattactattgaaatatcatcgatacacttataatacaagcattacctagattTTACAGTCAGAattattggcgatacattggcgatattgatacattggcaatacaagcgacacctagaatttacatagatGAAAgtattggtgattacattagtgatattgatacgttggcgatacttagcgatacattgctaatacctggaatttctgatactaccagcattatcggtatcactaccagTGTCAGCGGTATTGCTGAATTGAATTTTATTATCGGGTCACAAGACTATCTTTAGGACAAGATCTAACTCTAAATAGGAATTTTATTCTTATGATAGTTAACTGGGTATATCCATATTTCAAGTAGCATATTTATCGGTTACTACATTCCGATGGATTGAGTTATTTCGTGCAGAAGCCAGATGATTCTATTTAACCTGAATTTTATTATTACCTGAGGTGGCCTTTGCTGGAAATAGAGGCATCTGGCTTTGGAGTGCCGTTGCGGGCAGCTTCTTGCTGCTCCAAGGCCTTGGACTCAAAGTACTCAAGCCATGCATTAGCATCCTGCATGACCATGCATGACACGCAAGTGTATTAAAGCATAAAtcagaagaagatgagaatgttTGATCATCAACCACTAATTTTCTAGTGTGGTAACATATGCTGCTTGGTCAAAGGAATCGATGTGCATGTGGGGACCACCTTTTGATGGTCCAAACTGTCAATCTAGTCAGCCCCGTCATGTGATGGTTGACGCCCGAACATTTCTCATACCATCTGAAACTAGCCATTCAATGAAAATGGACAAGTACAGATAATGGTTCACATTTAAGAGGggcccaattggatggttaggattttgtgATGGCCAATATTCTAAGGcagatatgaacaatttggattacCAAAATGCTGAGGAAATGATCAATCAAACATGGCGGGGGATTTACAATCAATCCTCCTTATTTAACAGGGGCCTAATCGAATAGTGAGGATCATCTGATGCCGCACCAAAGAAAGATACAGACCGCCAAAAgatggccccacatgtacagtttGCTGGGCTGGGAAAATGCTCGACTCAACATGATATATTGTATTTGATCTTTGTGATACCTGTGTCCGAAGATCTTCTGTTCCAAGTTTGGCCTTCAGGATCTGTAGAGTGGTCTGCTCGTGCTGGACACTTAGTGAGTAGGCTTCCATCAGAGACAGAGCGATCGCAATGGCATGATAACTGGCTGCAGTCTGTCATAGAACCCAACAAATTAATATCATGCATTAGAGGTAGGCTAGCTGGATTGAGAGCTTCAACATACTACATGGGAGATTAAACAATGCTCAGCCCAAAGTTGATATGATGGCCTCACTCCAGATGACCAATGCACTAAAAATATCCCGGATGGGACAATCCTAACACTGTAACACTTCAAATTCTGTCGGGGGTATGGacaatcaagaaagaaaataaaatggtcCATATTCTACAAAGGCAACCAGAGATTCACTGGCTGAGATTTCCCAATCTAGGAGATCTTTCCTGCATGGGGCATCCACAGTGGTTCTCATAATACAAACAGTTCCGACCACTCAACCATGAGTAGAAACTAACATACCAGGCATCATATAATGCCTATGCAAAAGATCGCCATTTTATCAGGGATAGAAAAGGGAGGTGCACCTGAATATGATCAGCTCCAAGAAGTCTTTGGTTACATTTGAGAGCTTCATGCAGATACCTGAGAGCAACATGGACATTGCCCAGGCCTTCTTCCATCATTGCCACATTAATGTAAGTAGCAGCAGTGTTTGGATGCGAAGGGCCACAAGTTAGGTGCAAAAGATACAATGCACGATTGACGTATCTGGAACCACGGAAAAGCAATAATAAGATGATATATCCCCATTTCCAGGTCACCATTATATAATAACAAAAGAAATCGGGCTTCACAAAAAGAAATATTTTGTAACTAGGCACTTCACATGTAACGAaatggatatttgatatttgattgCAAACATAAGCCATTCAACAGCAAGTTTGCTAGACATGAGCTTAATGAGAATAGCCCAAATGCCAAATTAACATGCATTTCAAAATGgactttgaaaattcaaattttgaaaggATTGTAGATTCCTGCCAACTTTCCCTAAAgggtgggaatatatatatatatatatatatatatatatatatatatatatatatatatatatatatatatatatatctttttgtgtgtgtgtgtgtgtgtgggggagagagagagagaaacttccCAAAGTGAGGTTTAAATGGATCAGTACAGATTACTTCACTCGTTAGAAGAAACTGAGGACTCACATCTCCAGACTCTGTAGGATAATCCCATATTTGGTATATGTATGATGCTCGAATGAGTGAAACGTCATTCTTTTGTTCAACCCAGCAACAGCACAGGTCggacccaaacattgatctgatTGGTCCCATTATAAGATGGTCCATGCACTAGTATCCCCAGTTAGATGATCATAGTCATATGAAGAAAATGGATATTTGTGACCAATAGTGCACATTTAACAATACCAAATGAAACAGTTACAATcatttgatgggagagattttGGAGGTATCTTCCACCCACCACAGGGGCcaccatatgaacaatttggatcaccaaaaggtggaccccacttgtatatCATCCATGGATTATTGGTGCtatccattgtgtgtgtgtgtgtgtgtgtgtgtgtgtgtgtgtgtaaactctAGTACCCAACTCAGCAAATCCCATTTTCCTTAAGCATATAGAAACCTATGATTAACATTATCATATGCTGGTTTGCTGGGCCAAAGAAAAGCTCAATCAACCATTGTGTATTTCCATAGTAAATCATGAAATATATAAAGAAAGATAATTATGAACTGTTTCACTACCGTAGAGAGAGTATCCAATGCTAACACTAATCTTCGTTATCAAACACTCAATCTCcagactgttcatctattttatccgAAACATGGATAGACCATAAGAAATCACACCACTCAGATGATCTTAACCCTtgattggagttttttttttttcactcagATGATCTTAACCCAACTGTTGGTTGGACTTTTTCATAGATGCCTGTTTATAATTGTCAGGAGTCCTCCAATCCATGGAGAGGATCACCAGAGCAGTGTGATTTACAAGGCACGCCCATCCAAGTAGGGCCCAAAAGATGAAGAATCTAGACCTCACATGTTTGCTGCATATACAGGAGATCAAATGCCTGATAATTGGATAAAAATTTGACACTTTTCGTGGATTGATAAAAACTAGAACATGGACACAATATTCCACCAAAATGGAATCACCCAAACACTAGAAAATTACCAAGAATATAAATCTAGGGAAGCAATACTTAGACAGTGTGGAACTTACTTCAAGGCCAATTCAGTGTGTTGAAGGCGATAATAGAAAACAGCAAGATCCCCATAACTTTTCATTGTATCTGGATGATCGAGTCCAAGCTCCCTCTCATTGATATCTAAAGCCTTTTGCTGATAGATGGTTGCCTGCTTAAAACACAATCAATGTTAACACCTTGAAGTTCAATATTCATAACGTGCAAGAGAGGCAAATCTTATTAAAGCATGCGAAGGAGCTTCTTATCCCGAGGAAAAAAattgcatggaagatgttagatgCTTATGAACTTTGGCCTGTTTGAAGATGAGTTTATTACGAACTCCAAACAATTTGTACAGATTTTTTAGTTAATTTCCATGCAAAATACAGGTGTGCATGAGTGTGTGTTGTCGACCGCATGCAGAATATGTCTTAAGCAACAGTAATTGCTTGTATGTAAATGAAAACATGCATACGAGGAATTACTTGTCTGCTTTGTGTATGCAATAACATACAATATATGCGATTCAAAACTCCATGATCATAATCAAATAGTAACTACGAGGGGTCCACCACCTACTAGAGGTATGgtcctaatgcaggggcattttcacactgggctcgagtggggtagcccgtgggatacagggacacactcggggtgggtgactcatatgatttggggcccacgaggaaggTCTAGcatttgagactcctcaccgggggtgattaatgtgcattttacaccgggctcgagtagggtagcccgTGGAATGCAAGGACAcattcggggtgggcggcccatgggatttggggcccatgaggggggttcggccaaggtcttaacccataagatgtggggcttaggctatgagataaagggattaatttgtcatactctaacagttcgagcttttagataaagtggttaattgtcctgcatcaagtcCATTTTTTAGCCAGCAACAATTGATTTATTAAAAGATTAAGATAAATGGAAAGAATTCCCAATACAAAGAGCTGACCAGCCCACTCCTTTTTTGCCAATAAAACCTCAACGTCATTGGCCTCTCTCCCCACAGGAGTAAACAAAAATGTTTATTCTAGGGGGGAGAGACCTGATTTCATAGAAAACATAACAGATATCCCATGGCTCTAATGTGGTGGACATCACCCACTTAATGACGTTGGAAGAGCCACCCTCCAAAATGACCTTATCATGTGATCCCCTAACCAGAATAAGAAGAGCTTCCCTAAGAGAAAAGGCATCTGCAATGTGAGCAGCACTTGGGAAGATGGGACCAAAATAGGCCCAAATGGTATTGTTGTCCTACTTGACATCATGCCTTCCTGGTGggaagtgggtcccactcatTGCCTCCATCTGGTTGTTATCAGAAGGTAGTAAATGCATATGGAAATGTTAGCATGCATGTCAAAAGGTATACCTGGTTAAAATCTCCAGTATGGTAAAGCACTACAGCCAAAAGGCTATATGCTCCTGCTGTCATTCGATTGTGAGGACCACATACCGCGACAAGTTTCGAAAGTGCCTTCACAATTCAAAGtttgaaagattaaaaaaatcgAGACTTAAAATATGACCAGCCAATGAATAGAGTTTCAAGAAAGCACAAAAGTAATCTTAGATGAGCAGATGGCTAACACCTTAGTGCCGTAGTTAACAGCATCCTCCAGTTTGCCTTTATCCAATGAAGTCTTGGACGATTCCAACAGTGTGCGCCCATCTGCCGATGAGCACGCTACATGCTGTAGGACAAAGCTACCCATGTCAAATCTTCATAAAGATCCCCCATTATTGTTGAATATAAGTATTAATGCAAGCGAATCACCTATCTTACTTTATATACAGGAATCATGCTGATGATATCTGTCTTCCTAAATGGAGATGGAGTATCCATATCATAGTCCCTAGGAACTAGCTCGAGTCCAACCTGATAAGTGCATAAGTAAATGcattttttaataaaatgaaaaagagatGAAATTAAAACGAGAATTGATATAGCTACTTGCatgagttggatttcaaatcaTATTCTCCAATGCCTGGTTGGATACAAGTAGTTCAGGTGGTGTGCCATAGCCCCAAAATTAAgacaatcctttttttttcttttacccaAAGCCAGTccagtcattaggtgggccacacatattatGACTGTGGACCAATTTTcaagttttttcttcttttttaactgTCAACTCttttcatacatgtgtggcccatccaatgactAGAGTGGcctatttgtgggccacagatATATAGTAGGGAACCCCTGATGAATGACCCAGATctcacatgcatgtgccacattggcGCTGCTAGGACTGTAGGATTCAAAATCCTATTCTTGGTAGTATTCATCACATCACTTAGTCAGAATTGGTAGTCAAAAGATTAGCTCAAATTTCGGGAAGCCAAGAAAAGAATCAACGTGTAGTACCTTGTGGCAAAGCCCACGAAGAATGGCAAACTTTCTCAAGTCATGGCAACTCTCAtcttttaatttccatccaaatcTCTTCAAGAGGAAGGTTTCCACCCACTTCCACTTAAGGATATCATCATTATTTGAATCTGTATCAGCTTTTTCAACTAGCGGGGTTCCAAGCAAGATATTCAAACATGAAGCTATGGATGCAGCCAAGTCAGAAATGTTATCAACTGCAGCCACTACTGCTTGCAGTATATGCTTGAAGGATCGAACAACCATCTCATGGATGCATAATGACTGTACGTGGGGGAGCTTATCTGCTAGTTCAACCTGGTATGGAGGAGAAAATGAAGGTAATTTAGAAACTTAAAGCTATGAGCGCCTAAAAGAGGAAATGATCACGTGAAGATTAAAGCATCCTCAGGTTTAAAGTAATCCATGGTATGTGATCCAAAATGTTGTTTTGATGGGCCGAAACATAcacaaaaatctcccagattcgAAGATTTTTAACATCCAATATTtggcttcttctttcttttctttttttgttgaatttggacctttGTCTTACTGTTCTCATTGTCTATTTGCTGCCACCATTTAAAGGCAAGGATTGTCCCATGGAAGAGAACTTTGGTGCATGAGCCCTTATCATAAAGCCTATGGGATCAACAGTTTAGATCACAGAACCATGAGCCCAAATTTTGTGAACTCAAAACCTAAGGGTGTGTCTTTGATCAAGGATCATGTAATTCCTCTTGTT is a genomic window containing:
- the LOC131256908 gene encoding protein REDUCED CHLOROPLAST COVERAGE 2-like, which encodes MAPKTGKAKPHKAKGEKKKKEEKVLPTVLDVTVETADYSQVTLKGISTDRILDVRKLLAVHVETCHLTNYSFSHEVKGPRLKDSVEIGSLKPCVLRVIEEEYTEEQSIAHVRRLLDIVACTTFFSSSKHASAASSKSSEGGPTANTSKDGKSEPHVGGDDVAKDVAADKGDISSMCPPPKLGEFYDFFSFSHLTPPLQYIRRSSQSFVDDKEDNFFQIDVRICNGKLVTIVASRKGFYPAGKQLLLSHSLVGLLQQISRAFDSAYKSLIKAFAEHNKFGNLPYGFRANTWVVPPIVADAPAVFPPLPMEDENWGGNGGGQGRDGKHDQRQWAKEFSILAAMPCKTPEERQIRDRKAFLLHSLFVDVSVSKAVEVIQCLVDSHKCLNETPNGNPNSILHEEQVGDLRINVTRDPPDASMKSECKKDGSQSPGMSDKELAQRNLLKGITADESAAVHDTATLGVVVVRHCGYTAVVKVPVEVNLEGHPIPQDIYIEDQPEGGANALNVNSLRMLLHKPSMPQSSTSVQRPQCAGSEDLQSGRSLVRKVLVDSLMKLQGEATKQRTPIRWELGACWVQHLQNQASGNTESKKSEDAKVEPAVKGLGKQGGLLKEIKKKIDEKSNKANMSKENSTCTGLDSSKKETTDTADQKELEKQDLEKEVMLRKALSEAAFSRLKESETGLHLKSPDELIEMAHKYYADTALPKLVTDFGSLELSPVDGRTLTDFMHTRGLQMRSLGHVVELADKLPHVQSLCIHEMVVRSFKHILQAVVAAVDNISDLAASIASCLNILLGTPLVEKADTDSNNDDILKWKWVETFLLKRFGWKLKDESCHDLRKFAILRGLCHKVGLELVPRDYDMDTPSPFRKTDIISMIPVYKHVACSSADGRTLLESSKTSLDKGKLEDAVNYGTKALSKLVAVCGPHNRMTAGAYSLLAVVLYHTGDFNQATIYQQKALDINERELGLDHPDTMKSYGDLAVFYYRLQHTELALKYVNRALYLLHLTCGPSHPNTAATYINVAMMEEGLGNVHVALRYLHEALKCNQRLLGADHIQTAASYHAIAIALSLMEAYSLSVQHEQTTLQILKAKLGTEDLRTQDANAWLEYFESKALEQQEAARNGTPKPDASISSKGHLSVSDLLDYINPDADLKGRDLQKKQARAKIKGRPGQNQQEMATDESQNDAATLPTYSVTETSSDKENNMEVQSVESRDARPVVSIKDEPVLHQLDEIADVSDEGWQEAVPKGRSTTSSKSSSSRRPSLAKLNPNSMNSSESIRYRGRPTNFPSPKKSPTEAVSPATVPKKLVKSSSFNPKLTAPAISTNCTDKSTNPKSAPPSPASATQPAKLAPLKSPIGIQSGGKLLSYKEVAVAPPGTIVKAMAEQRPKENHQDEQNSQVSKESTTVESTQGELAAAVKIEEKEKAQSSAAEELEVATSCQETETHIAEEREEAAESSQELHNAVIEEKEAEAMEAAVVESKSSDPIIESNAVSSKPEMSETRSIVDKECQSVSSEGMPPSVEKDCAVVEDKVKEQGDENAHHLSNRSGNEKPLPSEGEKQNEVVETMKETGRKLSAAAPPYNPSMIPVFGSVPIQAFNDHGGILPPPVNIPPMLTVNPVRKSPHQSPTARVPYGPRLSSSYNRSGNRVPWSKPNLQNGEHGGDGNRLSSIIMNPHAAEFVPGQPWSPNGFPVSPDGFPASPNGIPVSPNGVPVNPDCIPATPNGFPESPNSLPVSPTPATEISESQIQGETKANDIPSIEVKEENAAQKTDESEDNGESHIETEQNPTSIITVASEDHSVVASEACIDLKNNEKPTKCWGDYSDGEADTVEVTS